A stretch of bacterium DNA encodes these proteins:
- a CDS encoding tetratricopeptide repeat protein, protein MLIKKILMIILLSLIINNCDSIRDNLVFSVIKMKSPAQKAKENYLKKANDCIRYKEYQKAEHYLKKTLEINPQDPTIYQRLGMLYELTGNDEKSILYYLKAIKLDPGLKKWEESQ, encoded by the coding sequence CTTGTTATCCTTGATCATTAATAATTGTGATTCTATTAGAGATAACTTAGTCTTTAGTGTCATTAAAATGAAAAGTCCTGCTCAAAAAGCAAAAGAAAACTATCTTAAGAAAGCTAATGATTGTATAAGATATAAAGAATATCAAAAGGCCGAACATTACCTAAAAAAAACTTTAGAAATTAACCCTCAAGACCCTACGATTTATCAAAGGTTAGGAATGTTATATGAGCTAACGGGAAATGACGAAAAATCGATCTTATACTATTTAAAAGCTATTAAACTTGATCCTGGATTAAAAAAGTGGGAAGAAAGCCAATAA
- a CDS encoding tetratricopeptide repeat protein: protein MPKKIFCIGLFLLFISSCLALPKRESLPVTKETKEEKKDDLKEVIAKEEKIKEVELPPLTFKDESTEKEAKEKVKEETPTAKEETKTIVEKLPEVKKEEKIEEKKEEKPIPEELKKEKIEKKPLQEKGLLKKEEKILPQKAQKEPSSEALKMIGSVPETIIPPEQLDRYKFAKDLYKRNLYPAAAKEMQKFLTDFPQTKIRDAISFFIGECYFANKEYDAAITEFNKIIKNFSESEFLDKCQLMVAETYKEKKDIDNSLLEYLRLINLYSKSPYCLEAQLEVGNAYREKKDYKQALVEYDKVLEKDRKSKESSTALYYIAEIYDYAYEARDYIKALSAYKKIVEHYPKSEWTEKAKKRIKYLEENYF, encoded by the coding sequence ATGCCTAAGAAGATATTTTGCATAGGATTATTCTTGTTATTTATTTCTAGTTGTCTGGCTTTGCCTAAAAGAGAAAGCTTACCAGTAACAAAAGAGACTAAGGAAGAAAAAAAGGATGATTTAAAGGAAGTAATTGCCAAAGAAGAAAAAATCAAGGAAGTAGAGTTACCACCTTTAACCTTTAAAGACGAATCTACTGAAAAAGAGGCAAAAGAGAAAGTAAAAGAAGAAACTCCTACGGCTAAGGAAGAGACAAAAACCATCGTAGAAAAATTGCCAGAAGTTAAAAAAGAAGAAAAGATTGAGGAGAAAAAAGAAGAAAAGCCAATTCCAGAAGAGTTAAAAAAGGAGAAGATAGAAAAAAAGCCTCTCCAAGAGAAAGGTCTTCTCAAAAAAGAAGAAAAAATTTTACCTCAAAAAGCTCAAAAAGAACCTTCTTCCGAAGCACTAAAAATGATTGGAAGCGTCCCTGAAACTATTATTCCTCCGGAACAGTTAGATCGTTATAAATTTGCTAAAGATTTATATAAAAGAAATTTATATCCAGCTGCGGCTAAAGAAATGCAGAAATTCCTTACTGATTTCCCCCAGACAAAGATAAGAGATGCCATCTCTTTCTTTATCGGTGAATGTTACTTTGCTAATAAAGAATATGATGCTGCCATCACAGAATTTAACAAGATCATTAAAAATTTTTCTGAAAGCGAATTTTTAGATAAGTGTCAACTAATGGTGGCTGAAACTTATAAAGAAAAAAAGGATATCGATAACTCTTTATTGGAATACTTGCGATTAATTAACTTATATTCCAAGAGTCCGTACTGTCTTGAGGCTCAATTAGAAGTGGGTAATGCCTATCGAGAAAAGAAAGATTATAAGCAAGCCTTAGTTGAGTATGATAAGGTACTGGAGAAAGACCGTAAAAGCAAAGAATCTTCTACGGCCTTATACTACATAGCTGAGATTTATGATTATGCGTATGAAGCAAGGGATTATATCAAAGCTTTATCAGCTTATAAGAAGATTGTTGAGCATTATCCTAAGAGTGAATGGACCGAAAAAGCTAAGAAGAGAATAAAATACTTAGAAGAGAATTATTTTTAA
- a CDS encoding DUF1015 domain-containing protein: MIEVKPFKGILYNSEKISNFSQVMAPPYDVISKQDQERYIKSHPCNIAHLDKGLDLPNDTPEYNKYTRASNYLNNWLEEGYLTLDQRPSFYAYQKIYNIDNIPKILAGFIGLLRLEDFSSQRILPHEKTHHKPIEDRLNLLSHCRAHLSPVFSLYQDYHQEIPKIINDFIEKKPPFIDLIFEDCIRHKVWKISDQETMENIQKAMKDKKIFIADGHHRYQTALNYQRQLINQISPDSPENFIMMYFTNILNEGLTILPTHRLISSNLELNSLKDKIKEYFHLEDCFSLLALSQRLREKENSNYIFGLFGEDKFYLLTLKDPQLIDKLSPQDQPWALNHLAVSVLQHIFIQNILHIKEEEVEHKIGYTRSMEEAVKLIKEGRYQLGLFLTPTKIAEVEKISNLGGLMPQKSTYFYPKLLTGLVMYKFN, encoded by the coding sequence ATGATCGAGGTAAAACCATTTAAGGGAATTTTATATAATTCGGAAAAGATTTCTAATTTTTCTCAAGTTATGGCTCCTCCTTATGATGTTATTTCTAAACAAGACCAAGAAAGATATATTAAATCACATCCCTGTAATATTGCCCATCTAGACAAAGGTTTAGATTTGCCTAACGATACCCCAGAGTATAATAAGTACACCCGAGCCTCTAATTACCTTAATAACTGGCTTGAAGAAGGATACCTGACTTTAGATCAAAGACCTTCTTTTTATGCTTACCAAAAAATTTATAATATTGATAATATTCCCAAGATACTGGCTGGATTTATAGGTTTGCTAAGATTAGAAGATTTCTCTTCTCAAAGAATACTACCTCATGAAAAAACTCATCATAAGCCGATAGAAGATCGCCTTAATTTACTATCCCATTGCCGGGCTCACCTTAGTCCGGTCTTTTCTTTATACCAAGACTATCATCAAGAAATACCAAAAATAATTAACGATTTTATCGAAAAAAAACCACCTTTCATCGACTTAATCTTTGAAGATTGCATCAGGCATAAAGTATGGAAAATAAGCGATCAAGAGACAATGGAAAATATCCAAAAGGCAATGAAAGATAAAAAGATCTTTATTGCTGATGGCCATCACCGTTATCAAACGGCTTTAAACTACCAAAGACAATTAATTAACCAAATCTCTCCCGATAGTCCAGAAAACTTTATTATGATGTACTTTACTAATATCTTAAATGAAGGATTGACCATCTTACCCACCCACCGCTTAATTTCAAGCAATTTAGAACTTAATTCCTTAAAAGATAAGATCAAAGAATACTTCCATTTAGAAGATTGTTTTTCTCTTCTGGCTTTATCTCAAAGATTAAGGGAAAAGGAGAATAGTAATTATATTTTTGGTCTATTTGGAGAAGATAAATTTTACTTACTGACCTTAAAAGACCCCCAACTAATTGATAAATTATCTCCCCAAGATCAACCTTGGGCTTTAAATCATTTAGCTGTTTCCGTGTTGCAACATATCTTTATCCAAAATATTTTACACATCAAAGAAGAAGAAGTTGAACATAAGATAGGTTATACTCGAAGTATGGAAGAAGCAGTAAAATTAATTAAGGAAGGAAGATATCAATTAGGTCTTTTTTTAACCCCCACTAAGATAGCAGAAGTAGAGAAGATTAGTAATTTAGGAGGACTGATGCCGCAAAAATCTACCTATTTCTATCCTAAGCTTCTGACGGGTTTAGTTATGTATAAATTTAATTAA
- a CDS encoding glycosyltransferase, whose amino-acid sequence MEASQYLEKNLILLKEKEPVLFQKIEKLNKATPLAIIKPAKNLQITGQYPDEKEALIWIHSPINPSREAEKTFSRIEFETCQKIILLGLGFGYVLFELMKRVKPFQEIVVIEKEVELFYHSLYLFDYKDLLTSTKVRLLAGLEIEESFNLIGSIGNTKVISTEGCQRAFPDYYLKLEKMILESAYHQITTLKKRLKIISFMDFRLSGTRYILEDSLAALSELDQEVYVIDLNKFVLDREKNLLNEKNIALIAEKAIEEIKPNFIFTVTCVGLKFILEVIKRFKIPYVSWFADAPVSISTIFKPDPLFFIFMWDKTYIKELNDMGYEHVYYLPLATNPKIFKRMELSKEDKERYAGGISFAGMLADPYATKMYKKHRALFNEMFSKKVVDKLIKTLSQDPTLSILDLLIDIQEQEGVIKDISLEYKEYLKERVSNHLEIIDCISMRKYRKNTIRAIADLGVKVYGDKGWLEVKQEGVKYGGYIHNRSELPRLYNASEINLNITVSQLRTAINMRVFDIGGCGGFMLSDYREDLVNLFSKDTEVIFYKNNNELREKIIYFLYHPEERRKIAEAFHKKVLEEHTYLHRLKKMLSILKDKIT is encoded by the coding sequence ATGGAAGCTTCTCAATACTTAGAAAAAAACCTCATTCTCCTTAAAGAAAAGGAACCGGTTTTATTCCAAAAGATAGAAAAGCTTAATAAAGCTACTCCCCTGGCTATTATAAAACCAGCCAAGAATCTTCAAATTACTGGTCAATACCCTGATGAAAAAGAAGCACTTATCTGGATACATAGTCCTATTAATCCATCTCGGGAAGCAGAAAAAACATTCTCCAGGATAGAATTTGAAACTTGTCAAAAGATTATCTTATTAGGGTTAGGTTTTGGCTATGTACTCTTTGAATTAATGAAAAGAGTCAAGCCTTTTCAAGAAATAGTGGTCATCGAGAAAGAGGTAGAATTATTCTACCATTCCCTTTATCTCTTCGATTACAAAGATCTTCTTACTTCGACAAAAGTAAGACTTTTGGCCGGCCTTGAAATTGAAGAATCTTTTAACTTGATAGGAAGCATAGGAAATACGAAAGTAATTTCTACCGAAGGTTGCCAAAGAGCCTTTCCTGATTATTACCTCAAATTAGAAAAGATGATTTTAGAATCAGCTTACCACCAAATAACGACTCTTAAAAAAAGATTAAAGATCATCTCTTTTATGGACTTTCGTTTAAGTGGAACAAGATATATTTTAGAAGATTCTTTAGCTGCTTTATCAGAATTAGATCAAGAAGTATATGTGATTGATTTAAACAAGTTTGTCCTCGATAGAGAAAAAAATCTCTTAAATGAGAAAAACATCGCTTTAATTGCAGAAAAAGCCATAGAGGAAATAAAGCCTAATTTTATTTTTACCGTTACTTGTGTTGGTTTAAAGTTTATCTTAGAAGTAATAAAAAGATTTAAAATCCCTTATGTTTCCTGGTTTGCAGATGCTCCTGTTTCGATCTCTACTATCTTTAAGCCAGATCCACTTTTCTTTATATTTATGTGGGATAAAACATATATTAAAGAACTTAACGATATGGGATATGAGCATGTTTACTACCTTCCTTTGGCCACTAACCCAAAGATTTTTAAAAGGATGGAATTAAGTAAAGAAGACAAAGAAAGATATGCAGGTGGAATAAGTTTTGCCGGAATGCTGGCTGACCCTTATGCTACTAAAATGTACAAAAAACACAGAGCCCTTTTTAACGAAATGTTTTCAAAAAAAGTAGTAGATAAGTTAATAAAGACATTAAGCCAAGACCCTACTCTATCTATCTTAGATCTATTAATAGATATTCAAGAGCAAGAAGGAGTAATTAAGGATATTTCTCTTGAGTATAAGGAATATTTAAAAGAAAGAGTTTCTAATCATTTAGAAATTATTGATTGCATAAGCATGCGAAAATACCGTAAAAATACAATCAGAGCTATTGCTGACCTCGGAGTAAAAGTTTATGGAGATAAAGGATGGTTAGAAGTTAAACAAGAAGGTGTAAAGTATGGTGGCTATATCCACAATAGAAGTGAATTACCAAGACTATACAATGCCTCTGAGATAAACTTAAATATTACGGTTTCTCAACTTCGGACAGCTATTAATATGCGAGTATTTGATATAGGTGGTTGTGGTGGGTTTATGTTAAGCGATTATCGAGAAGACTTAGTTAATTTATTCTCCAAAGATACAGAAGTTATCTTTTATAAAAATAATAATGAGTTAAGAGAAAAGATAATTTATTTTCTTTACCACCCAGAAGAAAGAAGGAAGATTGCTGAAGCTTTTCATAAAAAGGTCTTGGAAGAACATACCTATCTTCATCGATTAAAGAAAATGTTATCGATATTGAAAGATAAGATTACTTAA